One window from the genome of Streptomyces sp. NBC_01476 encodes:
- a CDS encoding (2Fe-2S)-binding protein — protein MQVTMTVNGDEVTREIEGRLLLVHFLRDHLALTGTHWGCDTSNCGTCVVWMDGEPVKSCTVLAAMAGGHDVRTVEGLEQNGELDPVQRGFMECHGLQCGFCTPGMMMTARALLDRNPDPDEEEIREAISGQICRCTGYATIVRSIRWAAAEEAGTRTSLTAPLPETATTSGSAS, from the coding sequence ATGCAGGTCACCATGACCGTCAACGGCGACGAGGTCACCCGGGAGATCGAGGGCCGGCTGCTGCTGGTCCACTTCCTGCGCGACCACCTGGCGCTCACCGGCACCCACTGGGGCTGTGACACCAGCAACTGCGGCACCTGCGTGGTGTGGATGGACGGCGAGCCCGTCAAGTCCTGTACGGTGCTGGCCGCGATGGCCGGCGGGCACGATGTGCGGACCGTCGAAGGGCTGGAGCAGAACGGCGAACTCGACCCCGTACAGCGCGGGTTCATGGAGTGCCACGGCCTGCAGTGCGGCTTCTGCACCCCCGGCATGATGATGACCGCCCGCGCCCTGCTCGACCGGAACCCCGACCCGGACGAGGAGGAGATCCGCGAGGCGATCTCCGGGCAGATCTGCCGCTGCACCGGCTACGCCACGATCGTGCGCTCCATCCGCTGGGCGGCGGCCGAGGAGGCCGGCACCCGCACCTCCCTCACCGCCCCGCTCCCGGAAACCGCCACCACGTCAGGGAGTGCGTCATGA
- a CDS encoding XdhC/CoxI family protein produces MRDIADGLASWQAAGKRFAVATVVRTWKSAPRQPGASMAVAEDGDVIGSISGGCVEGAVYDLAQEVTATGRPVLTAYGVSDDDAFEVGLTCGGTVEVFVRPAGGGHFPHLPGVLDAIAAGRPVAVASLIAEHAAQGTGPAGTDGNPPERDLVVAPEQAAGTLGDPRLDAAVTEQARGLLAQGTTAVVRVGREGEQRRADLAVFVQSFAPPPRLLVFGAIDFAGAVARMGKFLGYHVTVCDARPVFATRKRFPDADELVVDWPHRYLDRVPVDANTVICVLTHDPKFDIPLLERALRTPARYIGAMGSRRTHEDRLRRLREAGVSEAALSRLASPIGLDLGARTPEETAVAILAEVIALQWGGSGRRLISTTPTPIHH; encoded by the coding sequence ATGCGCGACATCGCGGATGGCCTCGCCTCGTGGCAGGCGGCCGGGAAGCGGTTCGCCGTGGCCACCGTCGTACGAACCTGGAAGTCGGCGCCGCGTCAGCCGGGCGCCTCGATGGCGGTGGCCGAGGACGGCGACGTCATCGGCAGCATCTCCGGCGGGTGCGTGGAGGGCGCGGTCTACGACCTGGCCCAGGAGGTCACCGCGACCGGCCGCCCGGTGCTGACGGCGTACGGGGTCAGCGACGACGACGCCTTCGAGGTGGGGCTCACCTGCGGCGGCACGGTGGAGGTCTTCGTCCGGCCGGCCGGCGGCGGGCACTTCCCGCACCTGCCCGGGGTGCTCGACGCGATCGCCGCGGGACGGCCGGTGGCGGTCGCCTCGCTGATCGCCGAGCACGCGGCCCAGGGCACAGGCCCGGCGGGCACGGACGGCAACCCGCCGGAACGCGATCTGGTGGTCGCCCCGGAGCAGGCCGCGGGCACGCTCGGCGATCCCCGGCTGGACGCGGCCGTCACCGAGCAGGCCCGCGGGCTGCTCGCGCAGGGCACGACCGCGGTGGTACGGGTCGGGCGGGAGGGCGAGCAGCGCCGGGCCGATCTGGCGGTCTTCGTCCAGTCGTTCGCGCCGCCGCCGCGGCTGCTGGTCTTCGGGGCGATCGACTTCGCCGGGGCGGTCGCCCGGATGGGGAAGTTCCTCGGCTACCACGTCACGGTCTGCGACGCCCGGCCGGTGTTCGCCACGCGCAAACGGTTCCCGGACGCGGACGAGTTGGTGGTGGACTGGCCGCACCGGTATCTGGACCGGGTGCCGGTGGACGCGAACACGGTGATCTGTGTGCTGACCCACGACCCGAAGTTCGACATCCCGCTGCTGGAGCGGGCGTTGCGGACCCCGGCGCGCTACATCGGGGCGATGGGGAGCCGCCGCACCCACGAGGACCGCCTGCGGCGGCTGCGCGAGGCCGGCGTCTCCGAGGCGGCCCTGAGCCGCCTCGCCTCCCCCATCGGCCTCGACCTCGGCGCGCGCACCCCCGAGGAGACGGCGGTCGCCATCCTGGCGGAGGTCATCGCGCTCCAATGGGGCGGGTCCGGCCGGCGTCTCATCTCCACGACGCCGACGCCGATCCACCACTAA
- a CDS encoding ABC-F family ATP-binding cassette domain-containing protein → MGHVEAAHIEYYLPDGRALLGDVSFRVGEGAKAALVGPNGAGKTTLLRLIAGELKPHGGTVTVSGGLGVMRQFVGGVRDDRTVRDLLVSVAHPRLQAAAKAVDVAELAMMAQDDEPAQMAYATALNEWAEARGYEAETLWDMCTTAALGVPYERAQWREVKTLSGGEQKRLVLEALLRGPDEVLLLDEPDNYLDVPGKRWLEEQLAQTKKTVLFVSHDRELLARSAERIVSVEPKPAGSDVWVHGGGFATYHEARKERFARFEELRRRWDEEHAKLRAMVLRLRQQASISPDMASRYHAAQTRFKRFEDAGPPPEPPREQDIRMRLKGGRTGVRAVTCAQLELTGLMRPFDLEVFYGERVAVLGSNGSGKSHFLRLLAGDASVAHTGTYKLGARVVPGHFAQTHAHPELVGRTLVDILWSEHAHDRGRAMSVLRRYELERQGDQPFDKLSGGQQARFQILLMELQGTTALLLDEPTDNLDLESAEALQEGLEAYDGTVLSVTHDRWFARSFDRFLVFGADGVVRETPEPVWDERRPLRGA, encoded by the coding sequence ATGGGACATGTGGAAGCAGCGCACATCGAGTACTACCTGCCGGACGGGCGGGCGCTGCTCGGCGACGTCTCGTTCCGGGTCGGCGAAGGCGCCAAGGCGGCCCTGGTGGGCCCGAACGGCGCCGGCAAGACCACGTTGCTGCGGCTGATCGCCGGTGAGCTGAAACCGCATGGCGGCACCGTCACGGTCAGTGGCGGCCTCGGTGTGATGCGGCAGTTCGTCGGCGGCGTCCGTGACGACCGTACGGTCCGCGACCTGCTGGTCTCGGTGGCGCACCCCCGGCTCCAGGCCGCGGCCAAGGCGGTGGACGTCGCCGAACTGGCGATGATGGCGCAGGACGACGAGCCCGCGCAGATGGCGTACGCGACCGCGCTCAACGAGTGGGCGGAGGCCCGCGGTTACGAGGCGGAGACGCTCTGGGACATGTGCACCACCGCGGCGCTCGGCGTGCCTTACGAGCGGGCGCAGTGGCGTGAGGTCAAGACGCTGTCGGGCGGTGAGCAGAAGCGGCTGGTGCTGGAGGCGCTGCTGCGCGGGCCCGACGAGGTGCTGCTGCTGGACGAGCCGGACAACTATCTGGACGTCCCCGGCAAGCGCTGGCTGGAGGAGCAGCTGGCGCAGACCAAGAAGACGGTGCTCTTCGTCAGCCACGACCGCGAGCTGCTGGCGCGCAGCGCCGAGCGGATCGTCAGCGTGGAGCCGAAGCCGGCCGGCAGCGACGTGTGGGTGCACGGCGGTGGCTTCGCCACCTACCACGAGGCCCGCAAGGAGCGCTTCGCCCGCTTCGAGGAACTGCGGCGGCGCTGGGACGAGGAGCACGCGAAGCTCCGGGCGATGGTGCTGCGGCTGCGCCAGCAGGCGTCCATCAGCCCCGACATGGCGTCCCGCTACCACGCGGCGCAGACCAGGTTCAAGAGGTTCGAGGACGCCGGGCCGCCGCCGGAGCCGCCGCGCGAGCAGGACATCAGGATGCGGCTCAAGGGCGGGCGTACGGGGGTACGGGCGGTCACCTGCGCGCAGTTGGAGCTGACCGGGCTGATGCGACCGTTCGATCTGGAGGTCTTCTACGGGGAACGAGTCGCGGTGCTCGGCTCCAACGGCTCGGGCAAGTCCCACTTCCTGCGGCTGCTGGCGGGGGACGCGTCGGTGGCGCACACCGGGACGTACAAGCTGGGCGCGCGGGTGGTGCCGGGGCACTTCGCCCAGACGCACGCGCATCCGGAGCTGGTCGGGCGGACGCTGGTGGACATCTTGTGGAGTGAGCACGCGCACGACCGCGGGCGGGCCATGTCGGTGCTGCGGCGCTACGAGCTGGAGCGGCAGGGGGACCAGCCGTTCGACAAACTCAGCGGGGGGCAGCAGGCGCGCTTCCAGATCCTGCTGATGGAGTTGCAGGGGACGACGGCGCTGCTGCTGGACGAGCCGACGGACAACCTGGACCTGGAGAGTGCGGAGGCGCTTCAGGAGGGGTTGGAGGCGTATGACGGCACGGTGCTTTCGGTGACCCATGACCGGTGGTTCGCGCGGTCCTTCGACCGTTTTCTGGTCTTCGGGGCGGATGGGGTGGTCCGGGAGACGCCGGAGCCGGTCTGGGACGAGCGCCGGCCCCTGCGGGGTGCCTGA
- the rpsM gene encoding 30S ribosomal protein S13, producing the protein MARLSGVDLPREKRVEIALTYVFGIGRSRSQEILKNTGVNPDTRVRDLAEDDLVKIGKWVDENYTTEGDLRREIQSDIRRKVEIGSYQGLRHRRGLPVHGQRTHTNARTRKGPRRAIAGKKKPGKK; encoded by the coding sequence ATGGCACGCCTTTCAGGCGTTGACCTCCCGCGCGAGAAGCGCGTGGAGATCGCCCTCACCTACGTCTTCGGCATCGGGCGCTCCCGCTCCCAGGAGATCCTGAAGAACACGGGTGTGAACCCCGACACCCGGGTGCGAGACCTTGCCGAGGACGACCTCGTCAAGATCGGCAAGTGGGTGGACGAGAACTACACGACCGAGGGTGACCTCCGCCGTGAGATCCAGTCCGACATCCGCCGCAAGGTGGAGATCGGCTCCTACCAGGGTCTGCGTCACCGCCGGGGCCTGCCGGTCCACGGCCAGCGCACGCACACCAACGCCCGCACCCGCAAGGGCCCGCGTCGCGCCATCGCCGGCAAGAAGAAGCCGGGCAAGAAGTAG
- a CDS encoding DNA-directed RNA polymerase subunit alpha, with amino-acid sequence MLIAQRPSLTEEVVDEFRSRFVIEPLEPGFGYTLGNSLRRTLLSSIPGAAVTSIRVDGVLHEFTTVPGVKEDVTDVILNIKQLVVSSEHDEPVVMYLRKQGPGVVTAADIAPPAGVEVHNPDLVLATLNAKGKLEMELTVERGRGYVSAVQNKQQGQEIGRIPVDSIYSPVLKVTYKVEATRVEQRTDFDKLIVDVETKQAMRPRDAMASAGKTLVELFGLARELNVDAEGIDMGPSPTDAALAADLALPIEELELTVRSYNCLKREGIHSVGELVARSEADLLDIRNFGAKSIDEVKAKLAGMGLALKDSPPGFDPTAAADAFGADDDVDAGFVETEQY; translated from the coding sequence ATGCTGATCGCTCAGCGTCCCTCGTTGACCGAAGAGGTCGTCGACGAGTTCCGCTCCCGGTTCGTGATCGAGCCGCTGGAGCCGGGATTCGGCTACACCCTCGGCAACTCCCTGCGTCGTACGCTCCTCTCCTCGATCCCGGGTGCGGCGGTCACCTCGATCCGGGTCGACGGGGTCCTGCACGAGTTCACCACCGTGCCGGGCGTCAAGGAGGACGTCACCGACGTCATCCTCAACATCAAGCAGCTCGTCGTCTCCTCGGAGCACGACGAGCCGGTCGTGATGTACCTGCGCAAGCAGGGCCCGGGCGTCGTCACCGCCGCGGACATCGCGCCGCCGGCCGGTGTCGAGGTGCACAACCCCGACCTGGTGCTCGCCACGCTGAACGCCAAGGGCAAGCTGGAGATGGAGCTGACCGTCGAGCGCGGTCGCGGCTACGTCTCCGCGGTGCAGAACAAGCAGCAGGGCCAGGAGATCGGCCGGATCCCGGTCGACTCGATCTACAGCCCGGTGCTCAAGGTCACGTACAAGGTCGAGGCGACCCGTGTCGAGCAGCGCACCGACTTCGACAAGCTGATCGTCGACGTCGAGACGAAGCAGGCGATGCGGCCGCGTGACGCCATGGCGTCGGCCGGCAAGACCCTGGTCGAGCTCTTCGGTCTGGCCCGCGAGCTGAACGTCGACGCCGAGGGCATCGACATGGGCCCGTCGCCGACGGACGCGGCGCTGGCCGCGGACCTGGCGCTGCCGATCGAGGAGCTGGAGCTCACGGTCCGCTCCTACAACTGCCTCAAGCGCGAGGGCATCCACTCGGTGGGTGAGCTCGTGGCCCGCTCCGAGGCGGACCTGCTCGACATCCGCAACTTCGGTGCGAAGTCGATCGACGAGGTCAAGGCGAAGCTCGCCGGTATGGGTCTGGCCCTCAAGGACAGCCCGCCCGGATTCGACCCCACCGCCGCGGCGGACGCCTTCGGCGCCGACGACGACGTGGACGCGGGCTTCGTGGAGACCGAGCAGTACTAG
- the rpsK gene encoding 30S ribosomal protein S11, protein MPPKGRQGAAKKVRRKEKKNVAHGHAHIKSTFNNTIVSITDPAGNVISWASAGHVGFKGSRKSTPFAAQMAAESAARRAQEHGMRKVDVFVKGPGSGRETAIRSLQATGLEVGSIQDVTPTPHNGCRPPKRRRV, encoded by the coding sequence ATGCCTCCTAAGGGCCGTCAGGGCGCAGCCAAGAAGGTGCGCCGCAAGGAAAAGAAGAACGTCGCTCACGGGCACGCCCACATCAAGAGCACGTTCAACAACACCATCGTCTCGATCACCGACCCTGCCGGGAACGTGATCTCCTGGGCCTCCGCCGGTCACGTCGGCTTCAAGGGCTCGCGCAAGTCCACCCCCTTCGCCGCGCAGATGGCCGCCGAGTCGGCCGCCCGCCGGGCGCAGGAGCACGGCATGCGCAAGGTGGACGTCTTCGTCAAGGGTCCCGGCTCCGGCCGTGAGACCGCGATCCGCTCCCTCCAGGCCACCGGCCTTGAGGTGGGTTCGATCCAGGACGTCACCCCGACCCCGCACAACGGCTGCCGCCCGCCGAAGCGCCGCCGCGTCTGA
- the rplQ gene encoding 50S ribosomal protein L17, which translates to MPQPAKGARLGGGAAHEKLLLANLAKSLFEHGRITTTEAKARRLRPVAERLITKAKKGDIHNRRQVLQSITDKGVVHTLFTEIAPRYENRPGGYTRITKIGNRRGDNAPMAVIELVEALTVAQQATGEAEAATKRSAKDRAGDEALSELKQDDAPVEDAKPETVEDAAPAADADEESKDA; encoded by the coding sequence ATGCCTCAGCCCGCAAAGGGTGCCCGTCTGGGCGGCGGCGCCGCGCACGAGAAGCTGCTCCTCGCGAACCTCGCGAAGTCGCTCTTCGAGCACGGCCGGATCACCACCACCGAGGCCAAGGCGCGCCGGCTGCGCCCGGTCGCGGAGCGGCTGATCACCAAGGCGAAGAAGGGCGACATCCACAACCGTCGCCAGGTGCTGCAGTCGATCACGGACAAGGGCGTCGTCCACACGCTCTTCACCGAGATCGCCCCGCGGTACGAGAACCGCCCGGGTGGCTACACCCGGATCACCAAGATCGGCAACCGCCGCGGCGACAACGCGCCGATGGCGGTCATCGAGCTGGTGGAGGCCCTCACCGTGGCCCAGCAGGCCACCGGCGAGGCCGAAGCGGCCACCAAGCGGTCCGCCAAGGACCGTGCGGGCGACGAGGCGCTGTCCGAGCTCAAGCAGGACGACGCCCCGGTCGAGGACGCCAAGCCCGAGACCGTCGAGGACGCCGCTCCGGCGGCCGACGCGGACGAGGAGTCCAAGGACGCCTGA
- a CDS encoding aerobic carbon-monoxide dehydrogenase large subunit encodes MTTAPVRPPNTTAFEDNDHKPNGHGRMLRKEDPRFIRGRGRYVDDVQLPGMLHLAILRSPMAHAKILSVDTSLAEAHPKVRLVVTGAMLAEKGLAWMPTLSNDVQAVLATDKVRFQGQEVAFVVAEDRYAARDALELIDVEYEQLDPVVDVRTALAPDAPVIRDDLDGKTDNHCFDWETGDADATEAVFARADVVVREDIVYPRVHPAPMETCGSVADYDAVDGKLTLWSTTQAPHAHRTLYAIVAGLPEHKIRVIAPDIGGGFGNKVPIYPGYVCSIVGSLLTGKPVKWMEDRSENLTSTGFARDYIMRGEIAATADGRILAIRTHVLADHGAFNGVAAPVKYPAGFFGVFTGSYDIEAAYCKMTAVYTNKAPGGVAYACSFRITEAVYLVERIVDCLAYRLDMDPVELRMKNFIRPEQFPYATKTGWTYDSGNYAPTMELAKEIAGYDALRAEQAEKRARGELMGIGVSFFTEAVGAGPRKDMDILGLGMADGCELRVHPTGKAVVRLSVQTQGQGHETTFAQIVAEEIGIPPQDIDVVHGDTDQTPFGLGTYGSRSTPVSGAAAALVARKVRDKAKLIASAMLEVSVADLEWTKGAFNVKGDPSASVTIQDIAMRAHGAGDLPEGVEGGLEAQICYNPENLTYPHGAYICVVDIDPGTAKVTVRRFIAVDDCGTRINPMIIEGQVHGGLTDGVGMALMEMISFDEDGNCLGGSLMDYLIPTAMEVPDWETGFTVTPSPHHPIGAKGVGESATVGSPPAIVNAVVDALKPYGIRHADMPLTPSRVWEAMQGRATPPI; translated from the coding sequence ATGACCACCGCTCCGGTCCGCCCGCCCAACACCACCGCCTTCGAGGACAACGACCACAAGCCCAACGGCCACGGCCGGATGCTCCGCAAGGAGGACCCGCGCTTCATCCGCGGCCGGGGCCGCTACGTGGACGACGTCCAGCTGCCCGGCATGCTGCACCTGGCGATCCTCCGCTCGCCGATGGCGCACGCGAAGATCCTCTCGGTGGACACCAGCCTGGCCGAGGCGCACCCGAAGGTGCGTCTGGTGGTCACCGGCGCCATGCTCGCCGAGAAGGGCCTGGCCTGGATGCCGACCCTCTCCAACGACGTGCAGGCGGTGCTCGCCACCGACAAGGTCCGCTTCCAGGGCCAGGAGGTCGCCTTCGTCGTCGCCGAGGACCGGTACGCGGCCCGCGACGCGCTGGAACTCATCGACGTCGAGTACGAACAGCTCGACCCGGTGGTCGACGTCCGCACCGCGCTCGCCCCCGACGCCCCGGTGATCAGGGACGACCTCGACGGCAAGACCGACAACCACTGCTTCGACTGGGAGACCGGCGACGCCGACGCCACCGAGGCGGTCTTCGCCCGCGCCGACGTCGTGGTCAGGGAGGACATCGTCTACCCCCGGGTGCACCCGGCCCCGATGGAGACCTGCGGCTCGGTCGCCGACTACGACGCGGTGGACGGCAAGCTCACCTTGTGGTCCACCACCCAGGCCCCGCACGCCCACCGCACGCTGTACGCGATCGTGGCCGGACTGCCCGAGCACAAGATCCGGGTGATCGCCCCCGACATCGGCGGCGGCTTCGGCAACAAGGTGCCGATCTACCCCGGTTATGTCTGCTCCATCGTGGGCTCGCTGCTCACCGGCAAGCCGGTGAAGTGGATGGAGGACCGCTCGGAGAACCTGACCAGCACCGGCTTCGCCCGCGACTACATCATGCGCGGCGAGATCGCGGCCACCGCCGACGGCAGGATCCTGGCCATCCGCACCCATGTGCTCGCCGACCACGGCGCGTTCAACGGGGTGGCCGCCCCGGTGAAGTACCCGGCCGGCTTCTTCGGTGTCTTCACCGGCAGTTACGACATCGAAGCCGCGTACTGCAAGATGACGGCCGTCTACACCAACAAGGCGCCCGGCGGCGTCGCGTACGCCTGCTCCTTCCGTATCACCGAGGCCGTCTACCTGGTCGAACGGATCGTGGACTGCCTGGCGTACCGGCTGGACATGGACCCGGTCGAGCTGCGGATGAAGAACTTCATCAGGCCCGAGCAGTTCCCGTACGCCACCAAGACCGGCTGGACGTACGACTCCGGCAACTACGCGCCCACCATGGAGCTGGCCAAGGAGATCGCCGGTTACGACGCGCTGCGCGCCGAGCAGGCGGAGAAGCGGGCCCGCGGTGAACTGATGGGCATCGGGGTGTCGTTCTTCACCGAGGCGGTCGGCGCCGGGCCGCGCAAGGACATGGACATCCTCGGCCTGGGCATGGCCGACGGCTGCGAACTGCGGGTGCACCCCACCGGCAAGGCGGTCGTCCGGCTGTCGGTGCAGACCCAGGGGCAGGGCCACGAGACGACGTTCGCGCAGATCGTCGCCGAGGAGATCGGCATCCCGCCACAGGACATCGACGTGGTGCACGGCGACACCGACCAGACCCCGTTCGGCCTGGGCACCTACGGCAGCCGCTCCACCCCGGTGTCGGGTGCGGCGGCGGCGCTGGTGGCCCGCAAGGTCCGCGACAAGGCCAAGCTGATCGCCTCGGCGATGCTGGAGGTGTCGGTCGCCGACCTGGAGTGGACGAAGGGCGCCTTCAACGTCAAGGGCGACCCGTCGGCCTCGGTCACCATCCAGGACATCGCGATGCGCGCCCACGGCGCGGGCGACCTGCCCGAGGGCGTCGAGGGCGGCCTGGAGGCGCAGATCTGCTACAACCCGGAGAACCTGACCTACCCGCACGGCGCCTACATCTGCGTGGTCGACATCGACCCCGGCACGGCGAAGGTGACGGTACGGCGGTTCATCGCGGTGGACGACTGCGGCACCCGGATCAACCCGATGATCATTGAGGGCCAGGTGCACGGCGGCCTCACCGACGGCGTCGGCATGGCGCTGATGGAGATGATCTCCTTCGACGAGGACGGCAACTGCCTCGGCGGCTCGCTGATGGACTACCTCATCCCGACCGCCATGGAAGTCCCCGACTGGGAGACCGGCTTCACCGTCACCCCGTCGCCGCACCACCCCATCGGCGCCAAGGGCGTCGGCGAGTCGGCGACCGTCGGCTCCCCGCCGGCCATCGTCAACGCGGTGGTGGACGCGCTCAAGCCGTACGGGATCCGGCACGCGGACATGCCGCTCACCCCGTCGCGGGTATGGGAGGCCATGCAGGGACGGGCCACACCGCCGATCTAG
- a CDS encoding FAD binding domain-containing protein gives MQVPAPFEYQRVSSVDQAIGLLDRLGDTARLVAGGHSLLPMMKLRLANFEYLIDINDLHEQLGYIAVEPGRIRIGAMTRHRELLESAELAAAFPIFRDAERVIADPVVRNRGTLGGSLCQADPSEDLSAVCTTLDATCVIRGLDGEREVSMEDFHQGPYETAVGDAEMLTEVRFPIRPNGSSAYEKVERRAGDWAVVSAGAAVWLDGAGLIADARVGLAAVGPNTAGIPGIAETLRGRPPSEELYAQAGAVAAEACDPVTDRRGSAEYKRHLAGELTARVLRSAVARINHSQEA, from the coding sequence ATGCAGGTTCCCGCGCCGTTCGAATACCAGCGGGTGAGCAGTGTCGACCAGGCGATCGGGCTGCTCGACCGGCTCGGTGACACCGCCCGGCTGGTGGCCGGCGGCCACAGCCTCCTTCCGATGATGAAGCTGCGGCTGGCCAACTTCGAATACCTGATCGACATCAACGACCTCCACGAGCAGCTGGGTTACATCGCGGTCGAACCCGGCCGGATCCGGATCGGTGCCATGACCCGGCACCGCGAGCTGCTGGAGTCCGCCGAACTCGCCGCCGCCTTCCCGATCTTCCGTGACGCCGAACGGGTGATCGCCGACCCCGTGGTCCGCAACCGCGGCACCCTCGGCGGCTCGCTCTGCCAGGCCGACCCCTCCGAGGACCTCTCCGCGGTGTGCACCACGCTCGACGCCACCTGCGTCATCCGCGGCCTGGACGGCGAGCGCGAGGTCTCCATGGAGGACTTCCACCAGGGCCCGTACGAGACGGCCGTCGGCGACGCCGAGATGCTCACCGAGGTCCGCTTCCCGATCCGGCCGAACGGGTCGAGCGCCTACGAGAAGGTCGAGCGGCGGGCCGGCGACTGGGCAGTGGTCTCGGCCGGCGCCGCGGTCTGGCTGGACGGCGCGGGACTGATCGCGGACGCCCGGGTCGGCCTGGCCGCCGTCGGCCCCAACACCGCCGGCATCCCCGGTATCGCCGAAACGCTGCGCGGCCGGCCACCGTCCGAGGAGCTGTACGCGCAGGCCGGCGCCGTCGCCGCCGAAGCGTGCGACCCGGTCACCGACCGCCGGGGCAGCGCGGAGTACAAGCGGCACCTGGCCGGCGAGCTGACCGCGCGGGTGCTGCGGTCGGCGGTCGCCAGGATCAACCACAGCCAGGAGGCGTGA
- the truA gene encoding tRNA pseudouridine(38-40) synthase TruA gives MSDEPAAGSVRVRLDLAYDGAGFSGWAKQRERRTVQGELEAAIRTVLRLPEPVELTVAGRTDAGVHARGQVAHVDLPADVWAAHGDQLRRRLAGRLPADVRVWTATKAPAGFNARFSAIWRRYAFRIGDHPGGVDPLLRGHVLWHDRPVDVAAMNEAAALLLGEHDFAAYCKKREGATTIRTLLDLRWERTAEGLAEATVRADAFCHNMVRALIGAMVLVGDGHRPVTFPAAVLAGRVRDSAVRVLRPHGLTLEEVGYPPDDQLAARSREARNMRTLPGCR, from the coding sequence ATGAGCGACGAGCCGGCGGCCGGTTCGGTGCGGGTGCGGCTGGATCTGGCGTACGACGGGGCCGGGTTCTCCGGGTGGGCCAAGCAGCGGGAGCGGCGGACCGTACAGGGGGAGCTGGAGGCGGCGATCAGGACCGTGCTGCGGTTGCCGGAGCCGGTCGAGCTGACGGTCGCCGGGCGGACCGACGCCGGGGTGCACGCGCGCGGTCAGGTGGCGCACGTGGACCTGCCGGCGGACGTGTGGGCCGCGCACGGCGACCAGCTGCGCCGGCGGCTGGCCGGGCGGCTGCCGGCGGACGTACGGGTGTGGACGGCGACGAAGGCGCCGGCCGGCTTCAACGCGCGGTTCTCGGCGATCTGGCGCCGGTACGCCTTCCGGATCGGTGACCACCCCGGCGGGGTCGACCCGCTGCTGCGCGGCCACGTGCTCTGGCACGACCGGCCGGTGGACGTCGCGGCGATGAACGAGGCCGCCGCGCTGCTGCTGGGCGAGCACGACTTCGCCGCGTACTGCAAGAAGCGGGAGGGCGCGACCACCATCCGTACGCTGCTCGACCTGCGCTGGGAGCGGACCGCGGAGGGCCTGGCGGAGGCGACGGTACGGGCCGACGCCTTCTGCCACAACATGGTGCGCGCGCTGATCGGCGCGATGGTCCTGGTCGGCGACGGCCACCGGCCGGTGACCTTCCCCGCCGCGGTGCTGGCGGGCCGGGTGCGCGACTCGGCGGTCAGGGTGCTCCGCCCGCACGGGCTGACCCTGGAGGAGGTCGGCTACCCGCCGGACGACCAGCTCGCCGCCCGCAGCCGGGAGGCCCGCAACATGCGGACGCTGCCCGGCTGCCGGTGA
- the rpsD gene encoding 30S ribosomal protein S4, which translates to MARYTGADCKRCRREKQKLFLKGAKCESAKCPIEIRPYPPGEHGRGRTKDSEYLLQLREKQKCARIYGVLEKQFVNYYKEANQKTGKTGENLLRILETRLDNVVYRAGFAKSRDHARQLVRHGHITVNGRKTDIPSARVAVNDIVEVRESSRNLTPFAVAQGEAGDKTVPAWLEANAGKLRILVHSMPERQVIDTQVQEQLIVELYSK; encoded by the coding sequence ATGGCGCGTTACACCGGGGCCGACTGCAAGCGTTGCCGTCGGGAGAAGCAGAAGCTCTTCCTCAAGGGAGCGAAGTGCGAGAGCGCGAAGTGCCCGATCGAGATCCGTCCTTACCCCCCGGGTGAGCACGGACGCGGGCGCACCAAGGACAGCGAGTACCTGCTTCAGCTGCGTGAGAAGCAGAAGTGCGCGCGGATCTACGGTGTCCTCGAGAAGCAGTTCGTGAACTACTACAAGGAAGCGAACCAGAAGACCGGCAAGACCGGTGAGAACCTTCTGCGCATCCTTGAGACCCGCCTCGACAACGTGGTGTACCGGGCCGGCTTCGCCAAGTCCCGCGACCACGCCCGTCAGCTGGTCCGTCACGGACACATCACCGTCAACGGCCGCAAGACCGACATCCCGTCGGCCCGCGTGGCTGTGAACGACATCGTCGAGGTCCGCGAGTCGTCCCGGAACCTGACCCCGTTCGCGGTGGCGCAGGGTGAAGCGGGCGACAAGACGGTGCCGGCCTGGCTTGAGGCCAACGCCGGCAAGCTGCGGATCCTCGTGCACAGCATGCCCGAGCGCCAGGTGATCGACACCCAGGTGCAGGAGCAGCTGATCGTCGAGCTCTACTCGAAGTAA